The Sorangiineae bacterium MSr11367 genome window below encodes:
- a CDS encoding AraC family transcriptional regulator gives MPFPVTSAIAMLEGFGMLGLDAGTIRAHAGIALRDLADTTAHLSDEKFARMWGHAFELTGRDSLSIEVAQRLPLGSFGLFDYLVASAASIGEALDALARYFDLVGEGMLLEIDRSRRGRVWVRVHNARIFEGLEVSDEFTLAAILLRLQTLAVEPIPTIQVNLVRRSVTDRGHWEKLWGTKVRFRSPSSSLCLADTACAIPLRTADPRLQRVLRRTVHEARALPPSLLLVARTTLRNLLRGSTLSEAQLARSLSMSVRSLQRRLRDVGTSYRLLLDEVRHEEAIRMLESTPTPLAQVALALGFREQASFTRAFRRWTGHSPRAWIHDNPRRYDR, from the coding sequence ATGCCCTTTCCGGTGACGTCGGCGATCGCGATGCTCGAGGGCTTCGGGATGCTTGGCCTCGATGCCGGAACCATCCGCGCACATGCCGGCATCGCGCTGCGGGATCTGGCCGATACGACGGCCCATCTCTCGGACGAGAAGTTCGCGCGGATGTGGGGCCACGCCTTCGAGCTCACGGGCCGCGATTCGCTGAGCATCGAGGTGGCCCAACGACTGCCATTGGGTTCCTTTGGATTGTTCGATTACCTCGTTGCATCGGCCGCTTCGATCGGTGAGGCGCTCGATGCGCTCGCGCGCTACTTCGACCTCGTGGGGGAAGGGATGCTTCTCGAGATCGACCGGAGCAGGCGAGGTCGCGTTTGGGTTCGCGTCCACAATGCCAGGATCTTCGAGGGGCTCGAGGTCAGCGATGAATTCACACTGGCGGCGATACTCTTGCGTTTGCAAACATTGGCCGTGGAGCCGATTCCGACGATTCAGGTGAATCTCGTGCGCCGCTCGGTAACGGATAGAGGCCATTGGGAGAAGCTATGGGGCACGAAGGTGCGCTTCCGAAGTCCGAGCTCGAGCCTTTGCCTCGCCGACACCGCATGCGCGATTCCCCTGCGAACCGCCGATCCTCGTCTGCAGCGCGTTCTCCGACGCACCGTCCACGAGGCACGTGCGCTTCCTCCCTCGTTGCTCCTCGTGGCCCGCACTACCTTGCGCAATCTGCTGCGGGGCTCGACGTTGAGCGAAGCCCAATTGGCGCGCAGCCTATCGATGTCCGTTCGCTCCCTGCAGCGACGCCTCCGAGACGTGGGAACGAGCTACCGCCTGCTGCTCGATGAGGTGCGCCACGAGGAAGCCATTCGCATGCTGGAGTCCACACCGACTCCGCTCGCCCAGGTCGCCCTCGCACTTGGATTTCGCGAACAGGCTTCGTTCACCCGCGCCTTCCGCCGCTGGACCGGACATTCCCCGCGCGCGTGGATTCACGATAACCCGAGGCGCTACGACAGGTGA
- a CDS encoding GNAT family N-acetyltransferase: MDEESAVLAWLPLASAHMSLIDQVRCGIWTLPASWSWGPLLAMGKHEEQAVDLVCASAPRDAAYLYIVGVAPEAAGRGLGKAIIVRALRDMAPQFRTCMLKTDQPRNVPMYRHLGFHVVAHEIVPSSGSPVWIMRQDLSTAT; this comes from the coding sequence ATGGACGAGGAGTCCGCCGTGCTCGCTTGGCTCCCGTTGGCCAGCGCGCATATGTCCTTGATCGATCAGGTCCGCTGCGGCATCTGGACTTTGCCCGCTTCGTGGTCGTGGGGCCCACTCCTCGCGATGGGCAAGCACGAGGAGCAAGCCGTCGACCTGGTGTGTGCCAGCGCGCCCCGCGATGCGGCCTATCTCTATATCGTAGGGGTCGCGCCCGAAGCAGCCGGCCGCGGTCTCGGCAAGGCGATCATCGTTCGTGCCCTCCGCGACATGGCTCCCCAGTTTCGGACGTGCATGTTGAAGACCGACCAACCCCGCAACGTGCCGATGTACCGACATTTGGGCTTTCACGTCGTTGCACACGAAATCGTTCCTAGCTCCGGCTCTCCCGTTTGGATCATGCGCCAGGACCTGTCCACGGCAACCTAA
- a CDS encoding isocitrate lyase/PEP mutase family protein: MSNSMTPARAFRRLLEGTDLAVAPGAYDGITARLIEQAGFPLVYMTGAGTSVARGYPDYGLLTLTEMADNAGILARSVSVPVLADADTGYGNELNVTRTVREFESRGVAGIHLEDQVSPKRCGHLDGKDVVPRDAFVSKIRAAVAARSNADFVLVARTDAVAVHGLDDAIDRANAALDAGADVAFVEAPTQLDDIAAIPRRVRGPCLLNVVGGGKTPISDLRDVESMGYRIAILPVLLLGAVMQAGDAVLQGVKTSRRTPTGGASIREVFRRLGSDEWDTIGRASE, encoded by the coding sequence ATGTCGAATTCCATGACGCCCGCACGTGCCTTTCGACGCTTGCTCGAAGGTACGGACCTCGCCGTCGCACCCGGTGCCTACGATGGAATCACGGCCCGGCTCATCGAGCAGGCAGGCTTTCCGCTCGTCTACATGACGGGGGCGGGGACTTCGGTTGCACGCGGCTACCCGGACTATGGGCTGCTCACGCTCACGGAAATGGCCGACAACGCGGGGATCCTCGCGCGCTCCGTTTCCGTGCCCGTTTTGGCCGATGCCGACACGGGATACGGCAACGAGCTCAATGTCACGCGCACCGTGCGCGAATTCGAATCACGCGGTGTGGCCGGCATTCACCTGGAAGATCAAGTATCGCCCAAGCGGTGCGGGCACCTGGACGGCAAAGACGTCGTCCCGCGCGACGCCTTCGTCTCGAAGATTCGGGCGGCCGTTGCCGCCCGCTCGAACGCGGACTTCGTCCTGGTGGCCCGCACGGACGCCGTCGCCGTTCACGGCCTCGACGACGCGATCGATCGCGCCAACGCCGCGTTGGACGCCGGGGCGGACGTGGCCTTCGTCGAAGCGCCGACGCAATTGGACGATATCGCGGCCATCCCGCGGCGGGTGCGCGGCCCTTGCTTGCTCAATGTCGTTGGCGGCGGAAAAACGCCGATTTCCGATCTGCGCGACGTCGAATCGATGGGATACCGCATCGCCATTCTACCGGTACTCCTGCTCGGGGCCGTGATGCAGGCCGGCGACGCCGTTCTCCAAGGGGTGAAAACGTCGCGCCGGACCCCCACCGGCGGAGCATCGATTCGGGAGGTATTCCGCCGCCTCGGCTCCGACGAATGGGATACCATCGGCCGCGCATCGGAGTGA
- a CDS encoding urea carboxylase-associated family protein yields MPLETIPAGHGTHIPLERGKILRVIDPEGGQSGDLVAFRAGDVTEWLSNGRSFDYGAKIYFSTGDVLYSNKSQPMLTIVRDDVGRHDFLFTSCSIEMFRIQYGIEGYHSNCIDNICNALQHLRVKPHMVPTAFNFFMNAKVAPDGRITIEAPCSRAADAIYFRAEMDLAIALTACPAPSCNGGPPRPVAYEILDHLPPS; encoded by the coding sequence ATGCCCCTCGAGACCATTCCTGCCGGCCACGGCACCCACATACCTCTCGAACGAGGGAAAATCCTGCGGGTCATCGATCCGGAGGGCGGCCAGAGCGGCGATCTCGTTGCATTCCGCGCCGGCGATGTGACGGAATGGCTCTCGAATGGCCGTAGCTTCGATTACGGGGCCAAAATCTACTTCTCCACCGGCGACGTTTTGTATTCGAACAAGAGCCAACCCATGCTCACCATTGTCCGCGACGATGTGGGGCGGCACGATTTCCTATTCACATCGTGCAGCATCGAGATGTTTCGCATTCAATATGGCATCGAAGGATACCATTCGAACTGCATCGACAACATTTGCAATGCCCTCCAGCACCTCCGTGTGAAGCCGCACATGGTGCCCACCGCGTTCAATTTCTTCATGAACGCCAAGGTGGCGCCGGATGGGCGGATCACCATCGAAGCTCCGTGCTCGCGCGCGGCCGACGCCATCTATTTTCGCGCAGAGATGGATCTCGCCATCGCGCTGACCGCGTGCCCCGCCCCATCGTGCAACGGCGGTCCCCCGAGACCCGTCGCCTACGAGATCCTCGATCACCTTCCGCCGAGTTGA
- a CDS encoding isopenicillin N synthase family oxygenase, with protein MSNPELPIIDLEGLRPKVASALRMACERDGFFYVRNHGVSESLQGELESQARTFFARPLEEKMGMAMEHGGRAWRGYFPVGGELTSGVPDSKEGIYFGAELGATDPRVQAGLPLHGPNLFPALDGFREAVLSYMAAMTKLGHRLMAGMAESLDLAPGDVSESLLREPLTLFRIFNYPAERAETPRWGVGEHTDYGLLTILKQSDESGLQVRTAHGWIDAPPLPGTFLCNIGDMLERMTYGRYRSTPHRVKNTSTRDRLSLPFFFDPSFDAEVRPLVPRASVEEPPRWDGRSVFDFRGTYGEYLLEKVSKVFPHLATRQLGGR; from the coding sequence ATGTCGAACCCCGAGCTCCCCATCATCGATCTCGAGGGGCTGCGTCCGAAGGTCGCGTCGGCTCTTCGCATGGCATGCGAGCGCGATGGATTTTTCTACGTGCGAAACCATGGCGTGTCCGAGTCGCTGCAGGGCGAGCTCGAGTCGCAGGCGCGGACGTTTTTCGCGCGGCCGCTGGAAGAGAAAATGGGCATGGCCATGGAGCACGGCGGGCGGGCGTGGCGTGGCTATTTTCCGGTCGGTGGTGAATTGACGTCCGGCGTTCCGGATTCCAAAGAGGGCATCTACTTCGGCGCGGAACTGGGTGCCACGGACCCGCGCGTGCAGGCAGGCCTGCCACTCCACGGGCCGAATCTTTTTCCGGCGCTCGATGGCTTTCGCGAGGCCGTCCTTTCGTACATGGCGGCCATGACGAAGCTCGGGCACCGGTTGATGGCGGGCATGGCCGAGAGCCTCGATCTCGCGCCAGGGGACGTTTCCGAAAGCCTACTCCGGGAGCCGCTCACACTGTTTCGTATTTTCAATTATCCCGCCGAGCGGGCGGAAACACCGCGATGGGGTGTGGGCGAGCACACCGATTACGGTCTTCTCACCATCTTGAAGCAAAGCGACGAAAGTGGATTGCAGGTGCGCACGGCCCACGGCTGGATCGATGCGCCGCCGTTGCCGGGGACCTTCCTCTGCAACATCGGCGACATGCTCGAGCGAATGACCTACGGCCGATACCGCTCGACACCGCACCGTGTGAAGAACACGAGCACGCGCGATCGGCTCTCGCTCCCCTTCTTTTTCGACCCGAGCTTCGACGCCGAGGTGCGCCCGCTCGTGCCGCGTGCCTCCGTCGAGGAGCCACCGCGCTGGGATGGGCGCAGCGTGTTCGATTTTCGCGGAACCTACGGCGAGTACCTACTCGAGAAAGTCTCCAAGGTCTTTCCGCACTTGGCCACGCGTCAACTCGGCGGAAGGTGA
- a CDS encoding TonB-dependent receptor, with amino-acid sequence MIAFLFALSNAHFAFAQEQNNPPAPEPPQSDPAPAQPDPAPASQPEPAKPEPAKAEPVQEVSVRGDWLGDATDKRIKSYPGARTVLDETALHKSGARSVEDALRAVPGVRVHDESGLGILPNIGIRGLSPQRSEQVLILVDGIPINVAPYGQTGLSLFPVTLESIESVDVARGGIAVRYGPNNVGGVINIHTRRIPKKLTLGVGETVHMGADGRLLSATYARAGGYVLENLGLQAQLVEEAGTGYRPRSGTRVDNVILDADWKPSKENRLTGRFQYYKADTDLPGALTPAAYESNPNQSQRPFDRFEGDTLRGSASWTLSSGDHEFTWTNFVNQSYRSFEFGSPITAGVPVTARSTSPRHFFVVGSEPRYTVVFDAAVHHKLTVGARYVHEQLGYKSDVSTFATGQYLVDNLWDFHDNALAAYVSDTLGMLDNRLEITPGVRVESLGLSYRDQQTGKGTTNVTNDVLPGISLGYRVAEPVFLYANYNKSFRPVQFTQITYGGELRPESAINYEVGTRISPIPDLTVNVTGFGIDFRDKLEFQGTNIGFRNLGRARHLGVETTVKAALSKQYAVEAGYTYLDTEQLGGKFPGNELPYASHHQLSVRARYAVRNFTWVVSGTYQSSAFSDGENTHVETPDGTKGPIPDYWLWNTQVTRQFDVGPTKVRLALAVNNLLDSRYYFRSVSYSNGRMPGQGRSAFVRLELEL; translated from the coding sequence TTGATCGCTTTTCTATTTGCGCTTTCGAACGCCCATTTCGCGTTCGCGCAAGAGCAAAACAACCCGCCAGCACCCGAGCCGCCGCAGTCCGACCCTGCGCCTGCGCAGCCCGACCCCGCGCCTGCGTCGCAGCCCGAACCGGCAAAGCCCGAACCGGCAAAAGCGGAACCCGTGCAGGAAGTCTCCGTGCGCGGAGATTGGCTCGGCGATGCGACGGACAAGCGGATCAAGTCGTACCCCGGTGCACGCACCGTTCTCGATGAAACGGCACTTCACAAGTCCGGTGCGCGATCGGTGGAAGATGCCCTGCGCGCGGTACCCGGAGTGCGTGTTCACGATGAAAGCGGATTGGGCATTCTGCCCAACATTGGCATCCGCGGCCTGTCCCCGCAGCGCAGCGAGCAGGTGCTCATCCTGGTCGATGGGATTCCCATCAATGTGGCCCCCTACGGTCAAACCGGGCTGTCGCTGTTCCCGGTTACATTGGAAAGTATCGAATCCGTCGACGTGGCGCGCGGAGGTATCGCCGTACGCTATGGACCGAACAACGTCGGCGGCGTCATCAACATTCACACGCGGCGCATTCCCAAGAAGCTCACCCTGGGCGTCGGCGAAACGGTGCACATGGGCGCCGACGGCCGCTTGCTCAGCGCCACGTACGCGCGTGCGGGCGGATATGTCCTCGAAAATCTCGGCCTGCAAGCCCAACTCGTCGAAGAGGCCGGCACCGGCTACCGTCCCCGCTCCGGCACCCGCGTCGACAACGTCATCCTCGACGCCGATTGGAAACCCTCGAAGGAGAATCGCCTGACGGGGCGTTTCCAATATTACAAAGCCGATACCGATCTTCCGGGCGCGCTCACGCCCGCCGCGTACGAATCCAACCCGAACCAATCGCAGCGGCCGTTCGACCGCTTCGAAGGGGACACCCTCCGCGGCTCGGCGTCGTGGACGCTCTCCTCGGGCGATCACGAGTTCACCTGGACGAATTTCGTCAATCAGAGTTACCGCTCGTTCGAATTCGGCAGCCCGATCACCGCCGGCGTGCCCGTTACCGCCCGCTCCACCTCGCCGCGGCATTTTTTCGTCGTCGGCTCGGAGCCTCGCTACACCGTCGTGTTCGACGCGGCCGTGCACCACAAGTTGACGGTGGGCGCCCGTTACGTCCACGAGCAACTCGGCTACAAGAGCGACGTCTCGACCTTCGCCACCGGGCAATACCTGGTCGATAATCTCTGGGACTTTCACGACAATGCGCTCGCCGCCTACGTGAGCGACACCCTGGGCATGCTGGACAACCGGCTCGAGATCACGCCGGGCGTCCGTGTCGAGTCCCTCGGTTTGAGCTACCGCGACCAACAGACCGGCAAGGGCACGACCAACGTGACCAACGACGTTCTGCCGGGAATCAGCCTCGGATACCGCGTTGCCGAACCAGTATTTCTCTACGCGAACTACAACAAGTCGTTCCGGCCCGTGCAGTTTACACAGATTACCTACGGCGGCGAGCTGCGGCCCGAATCGGCGATCAACTACGAGGTGGGCACGCGAATAAGCCCTATCCCCGACTTGACGGTGAACGTCACGGGCTTCGGCATCGATTTCCGAGACAAGCTCGAGTTCCAGGGCACGAACATCGGCTTTCGCAATTTGGGGCGGGCGCGCCACCTCGGGGTGGAAACCACCGTCAAGGCGGCGCTGTCGAAGCAATATGCCGTCGAAGCGGGGTACACGTACCTCGACACGGAGCAGCTCGGCGGCAAGTTCCCGGGCAACGAGCTTCCGTATGCCTCGCACCACCAATTGTCGGTTCGTGCGCGCTACGCCGTTCGCAACTTCACGTGGGTCGTCAGCGGCACGTACCAAAGCAGCGCCTTCTCCGACGGCGAGAACACCCACGTCGAGACGCCCGACGGCACCAAGGGCCCCATCCCCGATTATTGGCTGTGGAACACGCAGGTGACGCGGCAATTCGACGTAGGCCCGACGAAGGTGCGCCTCGCCTTGGCGGTGAACAACCTGCTCGACTCGCGCTACTATTTCCGTAGCGTCAGCTACAGCAATGGCCGCATGCCCGGGCAAGGACGCTCCGCCTTCGTGCGGCTCGAGCTCGAGCTGTAG
- a CDS encoding class I SAM-dependent methyltransferase: MSIASETHFSAPEVYGSKAIANIARALPFVERAYASVRFSILRPKLLSVMDLMLTDEGRILDVGCGFGLFAAYFGQTQPKRSIVGIDPNARRIDMAREVAKSLGCTAHRFHVGDVRDVPLQGSFDAAYVLDVMHHIPAEDQLPVLERLRDLLVPGGVLLIKDITTEPRFGLLFTEVLDRLMVGWKEPLAYRHHQDWGGMLTSLGFKVRIVRVPDVLPYPHVVIAATKL; this comes from the coding sequence TTGAGCATCGCCTCGGAGACGCATTTTTCCGCGCCGGAAGTTTACGGCAGCAAGGCCATCGCGAACATTGCCCGCGCGTTGCCCTTCGTGGAGCGCGCCTACGCCAGCGTTCGCTTCTCCATCCTTCGTCCCAAGCTTCTCAGCGTCATGGACCTGATGCTCACCGACGAGGGGCGCATCCTCGACGTGGGCTGTGGCTTCGGCCTTTTCGCCGCCTACTTCGGCCAGACGCAACCAAAGCGCTCCATCGTCGGCATCGACCCGAACGCCCGTCGCATCGACATGGCGCGCGAGGTCGCCAAGTCCCTCGGTTGCACCGCCCACCGCTTTCACGTGGGCGACGTGCGCGATGTTCCGCTGCAGGGCAGTTTCGACGCGGCCTACGTGCTCGACGTCATGCACCACATCCCCGCGGAAGATCAGCTCCCCGTGCTCGAGCGCCTGCGCGATCTGCTCGTTCCGGGCGGCGTGCTCCTCATCAAGGACATCACCACCGAGCCGCGTTTCGGTCTCCTCTTCACCGAAGTCCTCGACCGGCTCATGGTCGGCTGGAAAGAGCCGCTCGCGTACCGCCACCACCAAGACTGGGGCGGGATGCTCACGTCCCTCGGCTTCAAAGTCCGCATCGTCCGCGTCCCCGACGTGCTCCCATACCCGCACGTCGTCATCGCCGCGACGAAGCTTTAG
- a CDS encoding polyprenol monophosphomannose synthase → MKRTLIVTPTYNEKDNLPRFIDAVRNAAPEADIMVVDDNSPDGTGDIADAIASKDKKVRVLHRAGKLGLGTAYIQAFLQGLAEGYDQFFEMDADLSHDVKYLPAFFQALDDGADVVIGSRNIPGGDVEGWGLGRHFISKGGSIYSRTILGLGVKDLTSGYKAFSRRALEAIQLGAVHSNGYSFQIEMTYRALRRGMKVKEVPIVFVDRTLGASKMSRKIFVEAIGVVWRLRYESLTGRI, encoded by the coding sequence ATGAAACGGACCCTTATCGTCACGCCTACTTACAACGAAAAGGACAATCTTCCTCGGTTCATCGATGCCGTCCGGAACGCGGCACCCGAGGCGGACATCATGGTGGTGGACGACAATTCCCCGGATGGGACAGGCGACATCGCCGATGCCATCGCCTCCAAGGACAAGAAGGTGCGTGTGCTCCACCGCGCCGGCAAGCTCGGGCTGGGCACCGCCTACATCCAGGCCTTCTTGCAGGGCCTGGCCGAGGGGTACGACCAGTTCTTCGAGATGGATGCGGATCTGTCCCACGACGTGAAGTACCTCCCCGCATTTTTCCAGGCACTCGACGACGGCGCGGACGTGGTGATCGGCTCGCGCAATATCCCCGGCGGCGACGTGGAAGGCTGGGGGCTCGGCCGGCACTTCATCTCCAAAGGCGGGTCCATCTATTCGCGCACGATTTTGGGCCTCGGCGTGAAGGATCTGACCAGCGGCTACAAAGCCTTTTCGCGCCGCGCGCTGGAAGCGATCCAGTTGGGCGCGGTGCACTCCAACGGGTACTCCTTCCAGATCGAGATGACCTACCGTGCCCTTCGCCGCGGCATGAAGGTGAAGGAAGTGCCCATCGTCTTCGTCGACCGCACCTTGGGCGCGTCCAAAATGAGCCGCAAGATCTTCGTCGAAGCCATCGGCGTCGTCTGGCGCCTCCGCTACGAATCGCTCACCGGGCGAATCTAG
- a CDS encoding GAF domain-containing sensor histidine kinase, with the protein MSVKSPVPIPSSPRRVGLESRVAELEEALAREVRVTNALREVGLALGTTHDLDQVLELILEKITDALDADRATLYLLDEAKDELISRIVLGDEVRSIRLKVGQGISGHVARTGKPLHVKDAYKDPRFSPEFDQLSGYRTRSILAGPMKNHLGRTIGVIQVLNKRRGDFTTDDAALLAALATQAAVSIDNSRLFLATIQKNMQLIETKEQLERRVRDLKLLFGLESAMARASSLEELFFAVLGEAMRSCEARAAGVALRDPVSGEVAIHLVDDKHTRLRRVVLDEGQGLVGTVMRRNDVVLVRADGDKRASKLLDDKLGFPCQSALGVPLEGEEGVPMGAVVLYNKRHEKQFTDEDRGLLQLITANASTAIQLQLARESREREERLTTIGRLMSGMIHDLKTPLTVIRGYLQMMQKEDRAETRESYAEHALKQFEHLSSMTRDVLEFARGERTVLIRKVYLKEFFDSLKAQLEPEFQRRGLELVIELNDKGTARFDEGKLLRVIHNLARNAEEAMADKGGRLSIKVSREKLPDNAVVITCSDTGPGIPKEIEHRLFESFVTSGKKGGTGLGLAIVKKSIEEHGGSITVHSTNRGATFKLRLPQK; encoded by the coding sequence GTGAGCGTGAAGAGTCCGGTGCCGATTCCCTCGAGCCCGCGGCGCGTGGGCCTGGAATCCCGCGTGGCCGAGCTCGAAGAGGCACTCGCCCGCGAGGTGCGCGTCACCAACGCTCTGCGCGAGGTGGGCCTGGCGCTCGGCACCACCCACGATCTCGACCAGGTTCTCGAGCTGATTCTCGAGAAAATCACTGACGCCCTCGATGCCGACCGCGCCACCCTGTACCTGCTGGACGAGGCCAAAGACGAGCTGATCTCCCGCATCGTGCTGGGCGACGAGGTCCGATCCATCCGCCTCAAAGTCGGCCAGGGGATCTCGGGACATGTGGCCCGGACAGGAAAACCCCTCCACGTCAAGGACGCGTACAAAGATCCGCGCTTCAGCCCCGAGTTCGACCAGCTCTCGGGCTACCGCACCCGGTCGATTCTGGCCGGCCCCATGAAAAACCACCTGGGTCGGACCATCGGCGTGATTCAGGTGCTGAACAAGCGGCGCGGCGACTTCACCACCGACGATGCGGCCCTTCTGGCGGCGCTCGCCACCCAGGCAGCGGTTTCGATCGACAATTCACGCCTGTTCCTGGCGACCATCCAGAAGAACATGCAGCTCATCGAGACCAAGGAGCAACTCGAGCGCCGGGTGCGCGATTTGAAGCTGCTCTTCGGCCTCGAAAGCGCGATGGCCCGGGCCTCCTCGCTCGAGGAGCTCTTTTTCGCGGTCCTCGGCGAGGCGATGCGCTCGTGCGAGGCGCGCGCCGCCGGTGTGGCCCTGCGCGATCCCGTCTCGGGGGAAGTCGCGATTCACTTGGTGGACGACAAGCACACGCGTCTTCGCCGGGTCGTGCTCGACGAAGGCCAGGGCCTCGTGGGCACGGTCATGCGCCGCAACGACGTCGTCCTCGTGCGCGCCGACGGGGACAAGCGCGCGAGCAAGCTCCTCGACGACAAACTCGGCTTCCCGTGCCAGTCGGCCTTGGGGGTCCCGCTCGAGGGCGAGGAGGGCGTCCCGATGGGCGCCGTCGTTCTGTACAACAAGCGCCACGAGAAGCAGTTCACCGACGAAGATCGCGGCCTTTTGCAGCTGATCACGGCGAATGCATCGACGGCGATCCAATTGCAACTCGCACGCGAATCGCGCGAGCGCGAGGAGCGGCTCACGACCATCGGCCGGCTCATGTCCGGCATGATCCACGACTTGAAGACGCCGCTGACCGTCATCCGCGGGTACCTGCAGATGATGCAGAAGGAAGATCGCGCCGAGACGCGTGAGTCCTACGCCGAGCATGCGCTGAAGCAATTCGAGCATCTGAGCTCGATGACCCGCGACGTGCTCGAGTTCGCCCGCGGCGAGCGCACGGTGCTCATTCGCAAGGTGTACTTGAAGGAGTTCTTCGATTCGCTGAAGGCGCAGCTCGAGCCGGAGTTCCAGCGGCGTGGCCTGGAGCTGGTCATCGAACTGAACGACAAAGGCACGGCGCGCTTCGACGAGGGCAAGCTGCTGCGCGTCATCCACAACTTGGCGCGCAACGCCGAGGAGGCGATGGCGGACAAGGGCGGGCGCTTGTCGATCAAAGTGTCGCGGGAAAAATTGCCGGACAATGCCGTGGTTATCACCTGTTCGGACACCGGCCCGGGTATTCCCAAAGAAATCGAGCACCGGCTCTTCGAGTCGTTCGTCACCAGTGGGAAAAAAGGCGGCACGGGCCTCGGGCTGGCCATCGTGAAGAAGAGCATCGAGGAACACGGCGGATCCATCACCGTGCACTCGACGAACCGCGGCGCCACGTTCAAGCTACGCCTTCCGCAGAAGTAG
- a CDS encoding L,D-transpeptidase: protein MALAASAVVSPAHADRVRHEVPPWTEPNDLPLSSWMRSIVTTRGEPAIFSVPGKLDTRRGTMLPNARLPLYGAKRGANCSGRWLLVGPLAWVCSDVADPSPEPAWSAKDRERWASAPTNDGLPFRYYLVGQNGAFGYEDPARAEDDAPAQEYEAGFIVAGAEERAVGGARWIRTPRRRWIALRELSPISPAGFHGEKIADEARAVDVAWVVADNAKVRRGARATEAVVGTRPRLTRVLWKEERAAAGGAMVRISEDGASPEEWMLARDLAHPTPSERPTDVAADERWIDVDLATQTLVAYVGNHPVYATLVSTGRPNKGDVETATPKGAHRIWVKLTTTTMDNLEREDADRRYSIEDVPYVQFFDKGVALHGAFWHKDFGRVHSHGCVNLAPIDAEWLFNWTGPHLPAGWSAVFPTVLEPGTMVRVR from the coding sequence ATGGCGCTTGCCGCGAGCGCCGTCGTTTCGCCCGCGCACGCCGATCGCGTGCGCCACGAAGTGCCGCCATGGACCGAGCCCAACGACCTTCCGCTGTCGTCGTGGATGCGATCCATCGTGACGACGCGGGGGGAGCCGGCCATTTTTTCCGTGCCGGGAAAGCTGGACACCCGCCGCGGGACGATGCTGCCCAACGCGCGCTTGCCTCTGTACGGGGCCAAACGCGGAGCGAATTGCAGCGGGCGCTGGCTTCTCGTGGGGCCGCTCGCGTGGGTGTGCTCCGACGTGGCCGACCCATCGCCCGAGCCCGCGTGGTCGGCGAAAGATCGCGAACGCTGGGCGAGCGCACCGACGAACGACGGTCTGCCGTTCCGCTATTACCTGGTCGGGCAAAACGGTGCCTTCGGTTACGAGGACCCTGCGCGCGCCGAGGACGATGCACCGGCGCAGGAGTACGAAGCTGGATTCATCGTCGCGGGCGCCGAAGAGCGCGCCGTGGGCGGCGCCCGCTGGATCCGCACGCCGCGCCGCCGCTGGATTGCGCTGCGTGAGCTCTCGCCGATCAGCCCTGCGGGCTTCCACGGCGAGAAAATCGCCGACGAGGCTCGCGCCGTCGACGTGGCCTGGGTCGTTGCCGACAATGCGAAAGTCCGCCGCGGCGCCCGGGCCACGGAGGCCGTCGTGGGCACGCGCCCGCGCCTCACGCGCGTCCTCTGGAAAGAGGAGCGCGCGGCCGCCGGCGGCGCCATGGTGCGCATTTCCGAGGATGGCGCGAGCCCCGAGGAATGGATGCTCGCGCGCGATCTCGCGCACCCGACGCCCTCGGAGCGGCCCACCGATGTCGCGGCCGACGAGCGATGGATCGACGTCGATTTGGCGACGCAGACGCTGGTCGCCTACGTGGGCAACCATCCGGTGTACGCCACGTTGGTCTCGACGGGACGCCCGAACAAGGGCGACGTCGAAACGGCGACCCCCAAGGGCGCACACCGCATTTGGGTCAAGCTGACGACGACGACGATGGACAACTTGGAGCGCGAAGACGCCGATCGTCGTTATTCGATCGAGGACGTTCCCTACGTCCAATTCTTCGACAAGGGCGTCGCCCTCCACGGTGCCTTTTGGCACAAAGACTTCGGCCGCGTTCATAGCCACGGATGCGTCAATTTGGCACCCATCGATGCCGAATGGCTCTTCAACTGGACGGGACCGCATCTGCCTGCGGGCTGGAGCGCGGTGTTTCCCACGGTGCTGGAGCCGGGCACGATGGTGCGCGTGCGCTAG